One window of Kryptolebias marmoratus isolate JLee-2015 linkage group LG3, ASM164957v2, whole genome shotgun sequence genomic DNA carries:
- the LOC108231824 gene encoding beta-1,3-galactosyltransferase 2 isoform X3, whose translation MKFRRCQRHGALMDSKKEIFVVALVIVLVLFFFIHFYTEKQPKHQGGPAYSKSNGDHGSREASSPERYWEDPGPYHVAYPRNYKFIMDDTQTCKTTTPFLILMVPVSPSNLQARDLIRRTWGMEKMVLDKLVETIFVLGLPGGNDAEQLQEKLRQESKQHQDLIQSNFQDSYHNLTIKTMVMLEWLTKYCSEASFVMKIDSDVLLNVKNLVNLLLHPNTPKQKYMTGLVWWHSPVLRNPFDKFYMPTSVIAEPEYPPYPLGMAYVMSLDLPPKILNASVHIKPIFIEDAYLGLCLKRLSISPTDPPEKTMFLINPWHLLSSCSLSKLIATTTTSVSQLNWYWFLIKKGVSC comes from the exons ATGAAGTTTAGGCGCTGTCAGCGGCATGGAG ctttaatGGACAGCAAGAAGGAAATATTTGTCGTTGCTCTGGTGATAGTGTTAGTGTTGTTCTTCTTCATACATTTCTACACTGAGAAACAGCCAAAACATCAGGGGGGTCCAGCCTACAGTAAATCAAATGGAGACCATGGCTCACGGGAGGCTTCTTCACCTGAACGTTATTGGGAGGACCCGGGACCGTATCATGTGGCATATCCACGGAACTACAAATTCATCATGGATGACACTCAGACGTGTAAAACCACAACTCCATTTCTGATCTTGATGGTTCCCGTTTCTCCCAGTAATTTGCAAGCTCGGGATTTAATCCGACGGACGTGGGGAATGGAGAAAATGGTTCTGGACAAGCTGGTTGAGACGATCTTCGTTCTTGGCCTACCTGGAGGAAATGATgccgagcagctgcaggagaaactCAGACAGGAGAGCAAGCAGCATCAGGACCTCATCCAGAGCAACTTCCAGGACAGCTATCACAATCTGACCATCAAGACGATGGTCATGCTGGAGTGGCTGACAAAGTACTGCTCCGAGGCTTCCTTTGTTATGAAAATCGACTCCGACGTGTTGCTTAATGTGAAGAATCTGGTGAATCTGTTGCTTCATCCCAACACACCTAAACAAAAGTACATGACTGGTTTGGTATGGTGGCACAGCCCCGTTTTAAGAAATCCATTCGACAAATTTTACATGCCCACAAGTGTGATTGCAGAGCCAGAGTATCCGCCCTACCCTCTTGGCATGGCTTATGTCATGTCTCTGGATCTCCCTCCGAAAATCTTAAATGCCTCAGTTCATATTAAACCCATCTTCATTGAAGATGCCTACCTTGGCTTGTGCCTAAAGCGCCTCAGCATTTCTCCCACCGACCCTCCTGAGAAAACGATGTTTCTCATAAACCCTTGGCATCTTTTAAGCAGCTGTAGCCTCTCCAAATTGATCGCCACAACAACAACGAGCGTTTCACAATTAAACTGGTACTGGTTTCTTATCAAAAAGGGGGTTTCGTGCTGA
- the LOC108231824 gene encoding beta-1,3-galactosyltransferase 2 isoform X4: protein MFTIKALMDSKKEIFVVALVIVLVLFFFIHFYTEKQPKHQGGPAYSKSNGDHGSREASSPERYWEDPGPYHVAYPRNYKFIMDDTQTCKTTTPFLILMVPVSPSNLQARDLIRRTWGMEKMVLDKLVETIFVLGLPGGNDAEQLQEKLRQESKQHQDLIQSNFQDSYHNLTIKTMVMLEWLTKYCSEASFVMKIDSDVLLNVKNLVNLLLHPNTPKQKYMTGLVWWHSPVLRNPFDKFYMPTSVIAEPEYPPYPLGMAYVMSLDLPPKILNASVHIKPIFIEDAYLGLCLKRLSISPTDPPEKTMFLINPWHLLSSCSLSKLIATTTTSVSQLNWYWFLIKKGVSC, encoded by the exons ATGTTCACGATCAAAG ctttaatGGACAGCAAGAAGGAAATATTTGTCGTTGCTCTGGTGATAGTGTTAGTGTTGTTCTTCTTCATACATTTCTACACTGAGAAACAGCCAAAACATCAGGGGGGTCCAGCCTACAGTAAATCAAATGGAGACCATGGCTCACGGGAGGCTTCTTCACCTGAACGTTATTGGGAGGACCCGGGACCGTATCATGTGGCATATCCACGGAACTACAAATTCATCATGGATGACACTCAGACGTGTAAAACCACAACTCCATTTCTGATCTTGATGGTTCCCGTTTCTCCCAGTAATTTGCAAGCTCGGGATTTAATCCGACGGACGTGGGGAATGGAGAAAATGGTTCTGGACAAGCTGGTTGAGACGATCTTCGTTCTTGGCCTACCTGGAGGAAATGATgccgagcagctgcaggagaaactCAGACAGGAGAGCAAGCAGCATCAGGACCTCATCCAGAGCAACTTCCAGGACAGCTATCACAATCTGACCATCAAGACGATGGTCATGCTGGAGTGGCTGACAAAGTACTGCTCCGAGGCTTCCTTTGTTATGAAAATCGACTCCGACGTGTTGCTTAATGTGAAGAATCTGGTGAATCTGTTGCTTCATCCCAACACACCTAAACAAAAGTACATGACTGGTTTGGTATGGTGGCACAGCCCCGTTTTAAGAAATCCATTCGACAAATTTTACATGCCCACAAGTGTGATTGCAGAGCCAGAGTATCCGCCCTACCCTCTTGGCATGGCTTATGTCATGTCTCTGGATCTCCCTCCGAAAATCTTAAATGCCTCAGTTCATATTAAACCCATCTTCATTGAAGATGCCTACCTTGGCTTGTGCCTAAAGCGCCTCAGCATTTCTCCCACCGACCCTCCTGAGAAAACGATGTTTCTCATAAACCCTTGGCATCTTTTAAGCAGCTGTAGCCTCTCCAAATTGATCGCCACAACAACAACGAGCGTTTCACAATTAAACTGGTACTGGTTTCTTATCAAAAAGGGGGTTTCGTGCTGA
- the LOC108231824 gene encoding beta-1,3-galactosyltransferase 2 isoform X5, whose protein sequence is MDSKKEIFVVALVIVLVLFFFIHFYTEKQPKHQGGPAYSKSNGDHGSREASSPERYWEDPGPYHVAYPRNYKFIMDDTQTCKTTTPFLILMVPVSPSNLQARDLIRRTWGMEKMVLDKLVETIFVLGLPGGNDAEQLQEKLRQESKQHQDLIQSNFQDSYHNLTIKTMVMLEWLTKYCSEASFVMKIDSDVLLNVKNLVNLLLHPNTPKQKYMTGLVWWHSPVLRNPFDKFYMPTSVIAEPEYPPYPLGMAYVMSLDLPPKILNASVHIKPIFIEDAYLGLCLKRLSISPTDPPEKTMFLINPWHLLSSCSLSKLIATTTTSVSQLNWYWFLIKKGVSC, encoded by the coding sequence atGGACAGCAAGAAGGAAATATTTGTCGTTGCTCTGGTGATAGTGTTAGTGTTGTTCTTCTTCATACATTTCTACACTGAGAAACAGCCAAAACATCAGGGGGGTCCAGCCTACAGTAAATCAAATGGAGACCATGGCTCACGGGAGGCTTCTTCACCTGAACGTTATTGGGAGGACCCGGGACCGTATCATGTGGCATATCCACGGAACTACAAATTCATCATGGATGACACTCAGACGTGTAAAACCACAACTCCATTTCTGATCTTGATGGTTCCCGTTTCTCCCAGTAATTTGCAAGCTCGGGATTTAATCCGACGGACGTGGGGAATGGAGAAAATGGTTCTGGACAAGCTGGTTGAGACGATCTTCGTTCTTGGCCTACCTGGAGGAAATGATgccgagcagctgcaggagaaactCAGACAGGAGAGCAAGCAGCATCAGGACCTCATCCAGAGCAACTTCCAGGACAGCTATCACAATCTGACCATCAAGACGATGGTCATGCTGGAGTGGCTGACAAAGTACTGCTCCGAGGCTTCCTTTGTTATGAAAATCGACTCCGACGTGTTGCTTAATGTGAAGAATCTGGTGAATCTGTTGCTTCATCCCAACACACCTAAACAAAAGTACATGACTGGTTTGGTATGGTGGCACAGCCCCGTTTTAAGAAATCCATTCGACAAATTTTACATGCCCACAAGTGTGATTGCAGAGCCAGAGTATCCGCCCTACCCTCTTGGCATGGCTTATGTCATGTCTCTGGATCTCCCTCCGAAAATCTTAAATGCCTCAGTTCATATTAAACCCATCTTCATTGAAGATGCCTACCTTGGCTTGTGCCTAAAGCGCCTCAGCATTTCTCCCACCGACCCTCCTGAGAAAACGATGTTTCTCATAAACCCTTGGCATCTTTTAAGCAGCTGTAGCCTCTCCAAATTGATCGCCACAACAACAACGAGCGTTTCACAATTAAACTGGTACTGGTTTCTTATCAAAAAGGGGGTTTCGTGCTGA
- the LOC108231824 gene encoding beta-1,3-galactosyltransferase 1 isoform X1, with the protein MDLFVQVGVMFSFLFLLRFVTPCLWFRSFVAFGPALHVTLKARHNTTAAKHKKTGLGSSSHDFIGACLWMFTIKALMDSKKEIFVVALVIVLVLFFFIHFYTEKQPKHQGGPAYSKSNGDHGSREASSPERYWEDPGPYHVAYPRNYKFIMDDTQTCKTTTPFLILMVPVSPSNLQARDLIRRTWGMEKMVLDKLVETIFVLGLPGGNDAEQLQEKLRQESKQHQDLIQSNFQDSYHNLTIKTMVMLEWLTKYCSEASFVMKIDSDVLLNVKNLVNLLLHPNTPKQKYMTGLVWWHSPVLRNPFDKFYMPTSVIAEPEYPPYPLGMAYVMSLDLPPKILNASVHIKPIFIEDAYLGLCLKRLSISPTDPPEKTMFLINPWHLLSSCSLSKLIATTTTSVSQLNWYWFLIKKGVSC; encoded by the exons ATGGACTTATTTGTTCAAGTCGGTgtgatgttttcctttttgttcctGCTCCGATTTGTAACTCCATGTCTGTGGTTTAGGAGCTTTGTTGCATTTGGACCCGCACTTCATGTGACTTTGAAAGCAAGACACAACACGACtgctgcaaaacacaaaaaga CTGGTTTGGGCAGTTCTTCACATGATTTTATTGGTGCGTGTTTGTGGATGTTCACGATCAAAG ctttaatGGACAGCAAGAAGGAAATATTTGTCGTTGCTCTGGTGATAGTGTTAGTGTTGTTCTTCTTCATACATTTCTACACTGAGAAACAGCCAAAACATCAGGGGGGTCCAGCCTACAGTAAATCAAATGGAGACCATGGCTCACGGGAGGCTTCTTCACCTGAACGTTATTGGGAGGACCCGGGACCGTATCATGTGGCATATCCACGGAACTACAAATTCATCATGGATGACACTCAGACGTGTAAAACCACAACTCCATTTCTGATCTTGATGGTTCCCGTTTCTCCCAGTAATTTGCAAGCTCGGGATTTAATCCGACGGACGTGGGGAATGGAGAAAATGGTTCTGGACAAGCTGGTTGAGACGATCTTCGTTCTTGGCCTACCTGGAGGAAATGATgccgagcagctgcaggagaaactCAGACAGGAGAGCAAGCAGCATCAGGACCTCATCCAGAGCAACTTCCAGGACAGCTATCACAATCTGACCATCAAGACGATGGTCATGCTGGAGTGGCTGACAAAGTACTGCTCCGAGGCTTCCTTTGTTATGAAAATCGACTCCGACGTGTTGCTTAATGTGAAGAATCTGGTGAATCTGTTGCTTCATCCCAACACACCTAAACAAAAGTACATGACTGGTTTGGTATGGTGGCACAGCCCCGTTTTAAGAAATCCATTCGACAAATTTTACATGCCCACAAGTGTGATTGCAGAGCCAGAGTATCCGCCCTACCCTCTTGGCATGGCTTATGTCATGTCTCTGGATCTCCCTCCGAAAATCTTAAATGCCTCAGTTCATATTAAACCCATCTTCATTGAAGATGCCTACCTTGGCTTGTGCCTAAAGCGCCTCAGCATTTCTCCCACCGACCCTCCTGAGAAAACGATGTTTCTCATAAACCCTTGGCATCTTTTAAGCAGCTGTAGCCTCTCCAAATTGATCGCCACAACAACAACGAGCGTTTCACAATTAAACTGGTACTGGTTTCTTATCAAAAAGGGGGTTTCGTGCTGA
- the LOC108231824 gene encoding beta-1,3-galactosyltransferase 1 isoform X2, giving the protein MKFRRCQRHGAGLGSSSHDFIGACLWMFTIKALMDSKKEIFVVALVIVLVLFFFIHFYTEKQPKHQGGPAYSKSNGDHGSREASSPERYWEDPGPYHVAYPRNYKFIMDDTQTCKTTTPFLILMVPVSPSNLQARDLIRRTWGMEKMVLDKLVETIFVLGLPGGNDAEQLQEKLRQESKQHQDLIQSNFQDSYHNLTIKTMVMLEWLTKYCSEASFVMKIDSDVLLNVKNLVNLLLHPNTPKQKYMTGLVWWHSPVLRNPFDKFYMPTSVIAEPEYPPYPLGMAYVMSLDLPPKILNASVHIKPIFIEDAYLGLCLKRLSISPTDPPEKTMFLINPWHLLSSCSLSKLIATTTTSVSQLNWYWFLIKKGVSC; this is encoded by the exons ATGAAGTTTAGGCGCTGTCAGCGGCATGGAG CTGGTTTGGGCAGTTCTTCACATGATTTTATTGGTGCGTGTTTGTGGATGTTCACGATCAAAG ctttaatGGACAGCAAGAAGGAAATATTTGTCGTTGCTCTGGTGATAGTGTTAGTGTTGTTCTTCTTCATACATTTCTACACTGAGAAACAGCCAAAACATCAGGGGGGTCCAGCCTACAGTAAATCAAATGGAGACCATGGCTCACGGGAGGCTTCTTCACCTGAACGTTATTGGGAGGACCCGGGACCGTATCATGTGGCATATCCACGGAACTACAAATTCATCATGGATGACACTCAGACGTGTAAAACCACAACTCCATTTCTGATCTTGATGGTTCCCGTTTCTCCCAGTAATTTGCAAGCTCGGGATTTAATCCGACGGACGTGGGGAATGGAGAAAATGGTTCTGGACAAGCTGGTTGAGACGATCTTCGTTCTTGGCCTACCTGGAGGAAATGATgccgagcagctgcaggagaaactCAGACAGGAGAGCAAGCAGCATCAGGACCTCATCCAGAGCAACTTCCAGGACAGCTATCACAATCTGACCATCAAGACGATGGTCATGCTGGAGTGGCTGACAAAGTACTGCTCCGAGGCTTCCTTTGTTATGAAAATCGACTCCGACGTGTTGCTTAATGTGAAGAATCTGGTGAATCTGTTGCTTCATCCCAACACACCTAAACAAAAGTACATGACTGGTTTGGTATGGTGGCACAGCCCCGTTTTAAGAAATCCATTCGACAAATTTTACATGCCCACAAGTGTGATTGCAGAGCCAGAGTATCCGCCCTACCCTCTTGGCATGGCTTATGTCATGTCTCTGGATCTCCCTCCGAAAATCTTAAATGCCTCAGTTCATATTAAACCCATCTTCATTGAAGATGCCTACCTTGGCTTGTGCCTAAAGCGCCTCAGCATTTCTCCCACCGACCCTCCTGAGAAAACGATGTTTCTCATAAACCCTTGGCATCTTTTAAGCAGCTGTAGCCTCTCCAAATTGATCGCCACAACAACAACGAGCGTTTCACAATTAAACTGGTACTGGTTTCTTATCAAAAAGGGGGTTTCGTGCTGA